Proteins from one Clostridium cellulovorans 743B genomic window:
- a CDS encoding DUF4405 domain-containing protein, which translates to MKKINYLKFILSTVMVIIFTLLFNKMILGMTFHEVAGLIVGVLVLVHCGLNWRWIKAVTLKVFSNETTIKTKITYITDLLLLICVGVIIVTGIFISKVVFSGLGLGGGRALQGIHITAAYFALMLIGVHLGLHWNWVMNVFKKAFRIPEKKVLVYVSRVVVAVVFVFGVYSTYSVGFLSKISFANTEGRGNGQFGPGSRSEGRKSEREEFAPGQMPGGERKEYNSREVPQGGNQGLDQSQIPQTEDGSLEGFNQGNAIDGYENGSSSNSEIQEESSGIAIQKLSAQTKSSEDTQIQGRNKGGTQRSNGGQSENNSGEQGSDNGQEGFPPNGMNGEFKGNFPGGNRGNMGSTSVLGVIFSYLGVISMFAIATYYIEKLVRLRKKKMLLLPATTLALEESSKN; encoded by the coding sequence ATGAAAAAAATTAATTATCTGAAGTTTATTCTAAGTACTGTCATGGTCATTATTTTTACTCTATTATTTAATAAAATGATTCTTGGAATGACTTTTCATGAAGTTGCTGGATTGATAGTTGGAGTGTTGGTGTTAGTTCATTGTGGATTAAATTGGAGATGGATAAAGGCAGTAACCTTAAAGGTATTTAGTAACGAAACTACTATAAAGACGAAGATTACGTACATTACTGATTTATTACTTCTTATATGTGTTGGCGTAATAATTGTAACTGGAATATTTATTTCCAAGGTTGTATTTTCAGGTTTAGGCTTAGGTGGCGGACGCGCTTTACAAGGAATTCATATTACTGCAGCATACTTTGCGTTAATGCTTATTGGAGTTCATCTTGGACTTCATTGGAATTGGGTAATGAATGTGTTTAAGAAAGCATTCAGGATTCCAGAGAAGAAAGTATTGGTTTATGTATCAAGAGTAGTTGTAGCTGTAGTTTTTGTTTTTGGTGTTTATAGTACTTATTCAGTAGGATTTTTATCAAAAATATCTTTTGCTAATACTGAAGGTAGAGGAAATGGTCAATTCGGTCCAGGAAGTAGGAGCGAAGGAAGAAAAAGTGAACGTGAAGAATTTGCTCCAGGACAAATGCCTGGTGGAGAAAGGAAAGAATATAACTCAAGGGAAGTTCCACAAGGTGGAAATCAAGGTTTGGATCAAAGTCAAATACCGCAAACTGAAGATGGAAGCTTGGAGGGATTCAACCAAGGAAATGCTATTGATGGATATGAGAATGGATCAAGTAGTAATAGTGAAATCCAAGAAGAATCCTCTGGTATAGCTATTCAAAAACTAAGCGCTCAAACAAAAAGTAGCGAAGATACTCAAATACAAGGTAGAAACAAGGGAGGAACACAAAGATCTAATGGTGGGCAATCAGAAAATAATAGTGGAGAACAAGGAAGTGATAATGGGCAAGAAGGATTTCCACCAAATGGTATGAATGGAGAATTCAAAGGAAATTTTCCAGGTGGAAATAGAGGAAATATGGGAAGTACTAGTGTTTTAGGTGTTATTTTTTCTTACCTAGGTGTTATTTCTATGTTTGCTATAGCAACTTATTATATTGAAAAGTTAGTAAGATTAAGAAAGAAAAAAATGTTATTACTTCCTGCAACAACTTTGGCATTAGAGGAAAGTAGTAAAAATTAA
- the bioA gene encoding adenosylmethionine--8-amino-7-oxononanoate transaminase — MTDIYDNDYVKKDLKYIWHPCSQMKDYEELKPIVIEKGEGVWLYDIHGNKYLDCISSWWTNTLGHSNKRINEAIKKQIDSLEHVIFANFSNKPAIELAEKLVAITPEKLSKVFFSDNGSSAVEIALKMSFHYNMQKGRKKKKRFVAISDAYHGETLGALSVCDLDDFNTIYRPLLLDTIRAQGPDCYRCQYNCSRESCDAPCFENMEKAIGENYQEISAVIIEPMVQGAAGMKIYSPIYLKKLRNLCNEYDIHLILDEIAMGFGRTGEMFACNHARISPDFMCLSKGISAGYMPMSVVITTDEVYDCFYGDYSERKAFIHSHTYSGNAMACAIALESLKIFEEDKILENNKKKGQFIKNLTIKKAETSQHVGDVRSIGMITAIEIVKDNITKEPYTADQRVGYEIYKIALSKGLLLRPIGNVLYFIPPYIITEEEIEFMVDTCFDSIDEYFLDS; from the coding sequence ATGACAGATATTTATGATAATGATTATGTAAAAAAAGATTTAAAATATATATGGCATCCTTGTTCCCAAATGAAAGATTATGAAGAATTGAAGCCCATTGTCATAGAAAAAGGAGAAGGTGTCTGGTTATATGACATTCATGGTAATAAATATTTAGATTGTATATCATCATGGTGGACGAACACCTTGGGGCATAGCAATAAAAGAATTAATGAAGCTATTAAAAAGCAAATAGACAGCCTTGAACATGTGATATTTGCAAACTTCTCCAACAAGCCTGCAATAGAACTTGCGGAAAAGCTTGTTGCCATAACGCCAGAAAAACTTAGCAAGGTATTCTTTTCAGACAACGGATCTTCTGCAGTAGAGATAGCCTTAAAAATGAGTTTTCATTATAATATGCAAAAGGGTAGAAAGAAAAAGAAACGATTTGTTGCAATAAGTGATGCTTATCATGGAGAAACCTTAGGGGCGTTGTCTGTTTGTGATCTTGATGATTTTAATACAATATATAGACCGCTGCTTTTAGATACAATAAGAGCTCAAGGACCAGATTGTTATAGATGCCAATATAACTGTAGTAGAGAAAGCTGTGATGCACCATGCTTTGAAAATATGGAAAAGGCGATAGGAGAGAATTATCAAGAAATAAGTGCTGTGATTATTGAACCAATGGTTCAAGGCGCTGCAGGGATGAAAATTTATTCTCCTATATATTTAAAAAAACTTCGAAATCTATGTAATGAATATGATATACATCTTATTTTAGATGAAATTGCTATGGGTTTTGGTAGAACAGGAGAGATGTTCGCTTGTAACCACGCTAGAATTAGTCCAGATTTCATGTGCCTTTCTAAGGGGATTTCTGCTGGCTATATGCCGATGTCTGTAGTTATTACTACAGATGAAGTTTATGATTGTTTTTATGGTGACTATAGTGAACGAAAAGCATTTATACATAGTCATACTTACTCAGGGAATGCAATGGCTTGTGCTATAGCTTTAGAGAGCCTAAAAATCTTTGAAGAAGATAAGATTTTAGAGAATAATAAGAAAAAAGGTCAGTTTATAAAAAATCTCACCATAAAGAAAGCAGAAACCTCACAACATGTAGGTGATGTAAGAAGTATCGGTATGATAACGGCTATTGAAATAGTTAAGGATAATATTACAAAGGAACCTTATACAGCGGATCAGAGAGTAGGATATGAAATTTATAAGATAGCGCTTAGTAAAGGGTTGCTATTAAGACCTATAGGGAATGTACTATATTTTATTCCTCCATACATTATAACTGAAGAGGAAATAGAATTTATGGTGGATACTTGTTTTGATAGTATAGATGAATATTTTTTAGATAGCTAG
- a CDS encoding DUF4440 domain-containing protein — protein MNSIKEVIFQLENQLLKSEVRKSSKRINEILTNNFVEFTSSGTEYHYKNGDIFQDQNDTDSLNWQIINFEIKELSEDCVLALYKVIKHDEIDENKKYSLRSSVWKCSDGIWKMVFHQGTLSSKHEINITGG, from the coding sequence ATGAATTCTATTAAAGAAGTTATATTCCAGTTAGAAAACCAGTTATTGAAATCAGAAGTAAGAAAATCATCAAAAAGAATAAACGAAATTCTAACAAACAACTTTGTTGAGTTTACCAGTAGCGGAACTGAATATCATTATAAGAATGGAGATATATTTCAAGATCAAAATGATACTGATTCTTTAAACTGGCAAATTATAAATTTTGAAATAAAGGAATTATCTGAAGATTGTGTCCTAGCTCTATATAAAGTAATAAAGCATGACGAGATTGATGAAAATAAAAAATATTCACTTCGTAGTTCAGTATGGAAATGTTCTGATGGAATTTGGAAAATGGTTTTTCATCAAGGTACTTTATCATCTAAACATGAAATAAATATTACCGGAGGGTGA
- a CDS encoding LysR family transcriptional regulator, producing the protein MTLQQLKYAIEIAKYGSMNIAAKKLFITQPSLSNAIKDLEEEMNITIFERTNRGINITVQGAEFLGYARQVIEQTELLEKKYLNAKPSIQHFSVSTQHYAFAVNAFVELIKEYGIDEYEFNLRETKTYEIIDDVKNLRSEIGILYLNEFNSKVLKKIFKENNLRFTKLFVAKPHVFISSNNPLSKKNLVTLKDLEYYPYLSFEQGEYNSFHFSEEILSTLSHKKSIKVTDRATLFNLLIGLNGYTISTGILSEDLNGEHIISIPLDVKEEIKVGWISHKNMTLSKLGTIYISALEDIISKSLKGM; encoded by the coding sequence ATGACATTACAACAGTTGAAATACGCCATTGAAATTGCGAAATATGGTTCTATGAATATTGCGGCAAAAAAACTCTTTATAACTCAACCAAGTCTTTCAAATGCAATTAAAGATCTTGAAGAAGAGATGAATATAACAATCTTTGAGAGGACTAATCGAGGAATAAATATTACTGTTCAGGGGGCGGAGTTTTTAGGATATGCAAGACAAGTGATAGAACAGACAGAATTGCTTGAAAAGAAGTATTTAAATGCAAAGCCGTCTATACAGCATTTTTCTGTATCTACCCAGCATTATGCATTTGCAGTTAATGCTTTTGTTGAATTAATAAAAGAATATGGTATTGATGAATATGAGTTTAATTTAAGGGAAACAAAGACCTATGAGATTATCGATGATGTAAAAAATCTTAGAAGTGAGATAGGGATTTTATACTTAAACGAATTTAATTCAAAGGTTCTAAAAAAGATTTTTAAGGAAAATAACTTGAGGTTCACAAAATTATTTGTGGCAAAGCCTCATGTGTTTATCAGTTCGAATAATCCTCTTTCAAAGAAAAATTTAGTCACTCTTAAGGATTTAGAATATTATCCTTATCTATCTTTTGAGCAAGGAGAATACAATTCTTTTCATTTTTCTGAGGAAATATTAAGTACTCTTTCTCATAAAAAAAGTATAAAGGTTACTGATAGAGCCACGCTTTTTAATCTGCTTATAGGGTTAAATGGCTACACTATTTCAACAGGAATTCTAAGTGAAGATTTAAATGGAGAACATATTATTTCTATACCTTTAGATGTAAAGGAAGAGATAAAAGTAGGATGGATTTCTCATAAAAATATGACACTCAGTAAGCTAGGGACAATTTATATTAGTGCATTGGAAGATATAATTTCAAAGTCACTAAAGGGTATGTAA
- a CDS encoding FadR/GntR family transcriptional regulator, which produces MIKKDKSLAENVADDIVSMITIDKKYKIGDKLPNENELSSSLHISRTTLREAIRILVTHNVLEIHRGKGTYVKNNQGLSEGFNLDEISSLKVDIKDLYEMRLIFEPESAYYAAKRATDKELERILYYGRLEEELILKKEHRTEVELAFHKAIAKATHNEFMNRLMPILYRAIDKGVTLSDQNEEMVQNTLNDHRMIMEFLSKRDAEGAKTAMKLHIIHAMRGFGITKD; this is translated from the coding sequence ATGATAAAAAAAGATAAGAGCCTAGCAGAAAACGTTGCTGATGACATTGTTTCAATGATTACTATAGATAAAAAATATAAAATTGGAGATAAACTACCAAATGAAAATGAACTATCTTCAAGCTTGCATATAAGCCGTACAACTTTGAGAGAAGCTATTCGTATTTTAGTTACACATAACGTACTAGAAATCCATCGTGGAAAAGGTACTTATGTAAAAAATAATCAAGGGTTATCTGAAGGATTTAACTTAGATGAAATATCATCCTTAAAGGTAGATATAAAAGACTTATATGAAATGCGACTTATCTTTGAACCTGAATCTGCGTATTATGCAGCAAAAAGAGCTACAGATAAAGAACTTGAACGGATTTTATATTATGGAAGATTAGAAGAAGAACTTATATTAAAAAAAGAACATAGAACAGAAGTTGAACTAGCCTTTCATAAAGCTATTGCCAAAGCAACTCATAATGAATTTATGAATAGACTAATGCCAATTCTTTATCGAGCTATTGATAAAGGTGTTACCTTATCTGACCAAAATGAAGAAATGGTGCAAAACACCTTAAACGATCACCGAATGATTATGGAATTTTTATCAAAGCGAGATGCAGAAGGAGCTAAAACAGCTATGAAGTTACATATTATTCATGCTATGCGTGGCTTTGGAATAACTAAAGATTAG
- a CDS encoding NUDIX hydrolase — MNELWDLYDKNRKPLNKTQVRGVPLSKGEYHLVVDIWTINSDGKILIDKRHSSKKFGGLWECTGGSVIKGEDSVIGALRELEEELGIKATAEELILIHSILLEDRFVDTYILKKDIDLNSLVLQADEVTEVRFVTLNQLDELCHNNMIVIKERYGMYRDKIAVYAK; from the coding sequence ATGAATGAATTGTGGGATTTGTATGATAAAAATAGGAAACCTCTGAATAAAACACAGGTAAGAGGGGTGCCACTTTCCAAAGGTGAATACCATCTAGTGGTTGATATATGGACTATAAATAGTGATGGTAAAATACTCATAGACAAAAGACATAGCAGTAAAAAATTTGGTGGGCTTTGGGAGTGCACTGGTGGTTCAGTTATAAAAGGGGAAGATAGTGTAATTGGAGCATTAAGAGAATTAGAAGAAGAACTTGGTATTAAGGCAACCGCAGAAGAACTTATTTTAATACACAGTATTCTTTTGGAAGATAGGTTTGTTGATACATATATTCTGAAAAAGGATATTGATTTAAATAGCTTGGTATTACAAGCGGATGAAGTAACAGAAGTAAGATTTGTTACTCTAAATCAGTTAGATGAATTATGCCACAATAATATGATAGTTATAAAAGAACGTTATGGAATGTATCGAGATAAAATTGCAGTATATGCTAAGTGA
- the ilvD gene encoding dihydroxy-acid dehydratase has translation MNSDSLTKDTPKRALLHALGLTNEEMEKPLIGIVSSKNDIVPGHMNLDKIVDAVKLGVAMAGGTPLVFPAIAVCDGLAMGHKGMKYSLATRELIADSTEAMTLAHSFDALVMVPNCDKNVPGLLMAAARLNIPTIFVSGGPMLAGRVDGEKTSFSSICEADSAFKAGKMTKEKLLEFENKACPTCGSCSGMYTANSMNCLTEVLGMGLKGNGTIPAVYSERIQLAKHAGMKVMELLKKDIKPRDIMTEAAFKNALTLDMALGCSTNSMLHLPAIAHECGINLDVAIANEISDKTPNLCHLAPAGHTYIEDLNEAGGIYAVMNEVNKLGLLNTDLITCTGKTVGENIEGCINKNPEVIRPVENPYSTTGGIAVLKGNLAPDTCVVKRSAVSPEMMKHQGPAKVFDCEEDAMAAINSGKIVPGDVVVIRYEGPKGGPGMREMLNPTSAIVGRGLGDTVALITDGRFSGATRGAAIGHVSPEAAVGGNIALVQDGDIIEIDIMANKIDFVVSDEELEKRRANWKPREPKITSGYLSKYASLVTSGNRGAILELKK, from the coding sequence ATGAATAGTGATTCATTAACTAAAGATACACCAAAAAGAGCATTACTTCATGCTCTTGGATTAACAAATGAAGAAATGGAGAAACCATTAATCGGTATAGTAAGTTCAAAAAATGATATCGTACCTGGCCATATGAACCTGGACAAAATTGTTGATGCAGTTAAACTTGGTGTTGCAATGGCTGGAGGAACTCCATTAGTATTCCCTGCTATTGCAGTATGTGATGGTCTTGCTATGGGACATAAAGGAATGAAATATTCCCTTGCTACTAGAGAATTAATTGCAGATTCTACAGAAGCTATGACTCTTGCGCATTCCTTCGATGCCTTAGTTATGGTTCCAAACTGTGATAAAAATGTACCTGGATTATTAATGGCTGCAGCTAGACTAAACATTCCAACTATTTTTGTTAGTGGTGGTCCAATGCTTGCAGGTAGAGTAGATGGGGAAAAAACTAGCTTTAGTAGTATCTGTGAAGCTGACAGTGCTTTCAAAGCAGGAAAAATGACTAAAGAAAAATTATTGGAATTTGAAAATAAAGCATGTCCTACATGTGGTTCTTGTTCAGGAATGTACACAGCAAACAGCATGAATTGCTTAACAGAAGTTCTTGGTATGGGGCTTAAAGGTAATGGTACAATTCCAGCAGTGTATTCAGAACGTATCCAACTAGCGAAGCATGCTGGTATGAAAGTAATGGAATTGTTAAAGAAAGATATTAAACCAAGAGATATTATGACAGAAGCTGCTTTCAAAAATGCATTAACTCTTGATATGGCATTAGGCTGTAGCACAAATAGTATGCTTCATCTTCCAGCTATTGCACATGAATGTGGTATCAACCTAGACGTAGCTATAGCAAATGAAATTAGCGATAAAACTCCAAATTTATGCCACTTAGCCCCTGCTGGCCACACTTATATAGAAGATTTAAACGAAGCTGGTGGAATATATGCAGTAATGAATGAAGTGAATAAATTAGGCTTACTAAACACTGATTTGATAACTTGTACTGGAAAGACTGTTGGTGAAAATATCGAAGGATGTATAAATAAAAATCCTGAAGTAATTAGACCAGTAGAAAATCCTTATAGCACAACTGGTGGAATAGCTGTTTTAAAAGGAAATCTAGCGCCAGATACTTGTGTTGTTAAACGTTCCGCTGTATCACCAGAAATGATGAAGCATCAAGGTCCTGCAAAGGTATTTGATTGTGAAGAAGATGCAATGGCAGCAATTAATTCTGGAAAGATTGTACCTGGAGATGTTGTTGTAATTCGTTATGAAGGTCCAAAGGGTGGCCCTGGCATGAGAGAAATGTTAAATCCTACTTCTGCTATCGTTGGTCGTGGTCTTGGAGATACTGTTGCACTTATCACTGATGGTAGATTTAGTGGGGCAACTAGAGGTGCAGCCATCGGTCATGTATCCCCAGAAGCTGCAGTTGGAGGTAATATTGCACTAGTTCAAGACGGTGACATCATCGAAATAGATATTATGGCAAATAAAATTGACTTTGTAGTAAGTGATGAAGAACTTGAAAAGCGTAGAGCTAATTGGAAACCTAGAGAACCTAAAATCACTTCTGGATATCTATCAAAATATGCTTCCTTAGTAACGTCAGGAAATAGAGGAGCAATCCTAGAACTAAAAAAATAA
- a CDS encoding tocopherol cyclase family protein, translating into MNKSDLSRNLFMLKGPLAKKGYDWWWHNFTGYNRETGEAKAFFIEYFICNPALGDKEAILGQLPINQEKNIKPSYALIKVGAWGKNAKQIHNFYPISAFSCPTDSLNVKIGDCQLSETHMKGNCAVTTKEASEHPEFMCNAGEMSWNLKIHKKIAFNVGYGASKFFRKLNAFEMFWHAEGIKTEYSGEVILDGITYNIIPEKSFGYSDKNWGSDFTSPWLWISSCNMKSLITGKTLSNSAVEIGGGRPKVLGVPLDRKLLIGLFYEGEMYEYNFSKFWTNSKVDFNFHEGDKINTWKVNAKNKTSIMELILECPKDEMLLINYEAPNGKKLHNRLWNGGTGYGEIKLYKKQGSSTVLIDHIEIKNTGCEYGEY; encoded by the coding sequence TTGAATAAGAGCGATCTATCTAGAAATCTATTTATGTTGAAAGGCCCTTTAGCTAAAAAAGGTTATGATTGGTGGTGGCATAACTTCACAGGCTACAACAGAGAAACTGGAGAAGCAAAAGCATTTTTTATAGAATATTTTATTTGCAATCCTGCATTAGGAGATAAGGAAGCAATTTTAGGGCAGTTGCCTATTAATCAAGAAAAAAATATAAAACCTTCTTATGCTCTTATAAAAGTAGGTGCCTGGGGAAAAAATGCTAAACAAATCCACAACTTTTATCCGATATCAGCTTTTTCTTGTCCTACGGATTCTCTCAATGTGAAAATTGGAGATTGTCAGTTAAGCGAGACACATATGAAGGGCAACTGTGCTGTAACCACAAAAGAAGCTTCAGAACACCCTGAGTTTATGTGTAATGCTGGTGAAATGAGCTGGAACCTAAAAATTCATAAAAAAATAGCCTTCAATGTTGGCTATGGTGCCTCAAAATTTTTCCGAAAGCTTAATGCTTTTGAGATGTTTTGGCATGCTGAAGGAATTAAAACAGAATATAGTGGAGAAGTGATACTAGATGGCATAACTTATAATATTATTCCTGAAAAATCCTTTGGCTACTCTGATAAAAATTGGGGAAGTGATTTTACTTCACCTTGGCTATGGATTAGTAGCTGTAATATGAAAAGCTTAATAACCGGAAAAACTTTAAGTAATTCCGCTGTAGAAATTGGTGGTGGCAGACCAAAAGTTTTAGGAGTCCCTTTAGATCGCAAACTTCTTATTGGGTTGTTTTATGAAGGTGAAATGTATGAATATAACTTTTCAAAGTTTTGGACTAATTCAAAAGTAGATTTCAATTTTCATGAAGGCGATAAAATTAACACTTGGAAAGTAAATGCTAAAAACAAAACTTCTATAATGGAACTGATTCTTGAATGTCCAAAAGATGAAATGTTACTGATAAATTATGAAGCACCTAATGGAAAAAAGCTACACAATAGGCTTTGGAACGGCGGAACTGGTTATGGAGAAATTAAACTTTATAAAAAGCAAGGTTCCTCGACAGTTCTCATTGACCATATTGAAATAAAAAATACTGGTTGCGAATATGGTGAATATTAA
- a CDS encoding cyclase family protein, translated as MKKFIDLSIAIENNIPSDPPEMIPQINYVDHDLGAKQMTVFFPGIDTEKDLPNGKGWAMELINLSSHSGTHLDAPWHYSPTMNKGEKAATIDEIPLEWCMGDGVKLDFRNFEDGYLVTAKDMEEAFEKIGYELKAGDIVLVNTGADKYWGTPQYLIKGCGMGREATLWLCEKGVHVVGTDAWSWDRPLPIIAKDFNENRDSSVIWEGHFAGIEHGYCHIEKLTNLEQLPSYGFTVSCFPIKIKDASAGWIRAVAIVEE; from the coding sequence ATGAAAAAGTTTATCGATTTAAGTATTGCTATTGAAAATAATATACCTTCAGATCCACCAGAAATGATTCCGCAAATTAATTATGTAGATCATGACCTTGGAGCTAAGCAAATGACAGTTTTTTTCCCAGGTATTGATACAGAGAAGGATTTACCTAATGGTAAGGGATGGGCGATGGAATTAATAAATTTGTCATCTCATTCTGGTACTCATCTTGATGCACCATGGCATTATAGTCCTACAATGAATAAAGGGGAAAAAGCTGCTACTATTGATGAAATACCACTAGAATGGTGTATGGGCGATGGGGTTAAGTTAGATTTCAGAAATTTTGAGGATGGATATCTTGTGACTGCAAAGGATATGGAAGAAGCTTTTGAAAAAATAGGATATGAATTAAAGGCAGGAGATATTGTTCTTGTTAACACTGGAGCAGATAAATATTGGGGTACGCCACAGTACTTAATAAAAGGTTGTGGAATGGGAAGGGAAGCAACCCTTTGGTTATGTGAAAAAGGTGTTCATGTTGTTGGTACTGATGCGTGGAGCTGGGATCGACCATTACCTATCATTGCAAAGGATTTTAATGAAAACCGTGATTCTTCAGTAATATGGGAGGGGCATTTTGCAGGAATTGAACATGGTTATTGTCATATAGAAAAGCTTACAAACCTTGAACAATTGCCTAGTTACGGGTTTACTGTTTCTTGTTTTCCAATCAAAATAAAGGATGCAAGTGCTGGATGGATAAGGGCTGTTGCCATAGTAGAAGAGTAA
- a CDS encoding glycosyltransferase family 4 protein, which yields MKILITTDAYHPMTNGVVISIDILYKQLKKLGYDVKILSLSADGRERIVGDIFYFSSYNVNIYPNAKVIKPTKNKIIREIIKWSPDIIHSQSEFSTMIIAKYIKRKLGIPQVHTYHTMYEEYLHYFLGGKILGKKALSKIIRVLLNTFDTVVAPTEKVQESLKNYKVATNIEIIPTGINLKRFQSSLSRNERDEILSNYNLKLTDNVIIYVGRIAEEKNIEEIISFYNKGISHLKNTKLLIVGGGPYLSKLQDLVREYEIEEYVKFTGMIPSEEIHKYYKLGDVFVTASTSETQGITYIEALASGVPVLCRWDMCIKDLVIDEKTGFTYKNEDEFTNKLTKLIQDEEIKKEMALEIKYKVQDYSDIVFGERISNLYEELVEAKKDYYLTKLIHN from the coding sequence ATGAAAATATTAATTACTACAGATGCTTACCATCCGATGACAAATGGAGTTGTAATCTCTATTGATATTCTATACAAGCAGCTAAAAAAGTTAGGTTATGATGTGAAGATATTGTCTTTATCAGCTGATGGAAGGGAACGCATAGTAGGTGATATTTTCTATTTTAGTTCTTATAACGTAAATATTTATCCTAATGCAAAAGTTATTAAGCCAACAAAAAATAAAATTATAAGAGAAATTATTAAATGGTCACCTGATATTATACACTCTCAAAGTGAATTTTCAACAATGATTATAGCAAAATACATAAAGAGAAAACTTGGAATTCCTCAAGTGCATACTTACCATACTATGTATGAAGAGTATTTACATTATTTTTTAGGTGGGAAGATATTAGGAAAGAAGGCTCTTTCTAAAATTATAAGAGTGCTTTTAAATACTTTTGATACAGTGGTTGCTCCTACAGAAAAGGTTCAAGAGAGTTTAAAAAATTATAAAGTAGCTACTAATATAGAAATAATACCTACAGGAATTAACCTTAAGAGATTTCAAAGTTCTTTATCTAGGAATGAAAGGGATGAGATTTTAAGTAACTATAATTTAAAGCTTACAGATAACGTAATAATTTATGTAGGAAGAATTGCAGAAGAGAAGAATATAGAAGAAATTATTTCTTTTTATAATAAAGGAATCTCACATTTGAAAAATACTAAGTTATTGATAGTTGGTGGAGGTCCTTATCTTTCAAAGCTACAAGACTTGGTTAGAGAATACGAAATAGAAGAGTATGTTAAATTTACTGGTATGATTCCTAGTGAAGAAATACACAAATATTATAAGTTAGGGGATGTATTTGTCACAGCCTCTACAAGTGAAACACAAGGAATAACCTATATAGAAGCTCTTGCTAGTGGAGTGCCAGTATTATGTAGATGGGATATGTGTATAAAAGATTTAGTTATAGATGAAAAAACAGGTTTTACTTACAAGAATGAGGACGAGTTTACAAATAAACTAACTAAGCTTATTCAGGATGAAGAGATTAAGAAAGAAATGGCACTAGAGATTAAGTATAAGGTACAAGATTATTCAGATATAGTTTTTGGTGAAAGAATTTCAAATCTATATGAAGAATTAGTGGAAGCTAAAAAGGATTATTATTTAACCAAATTAATACATAACTAA